Proteins from a single region of Campylobacter sp. RM16704:
- a CDS encoding HAD-IIA family hydrolase — protein MLFLDVQGTLISDHDKSPINGALELIKTLNKEKIPYVIITNNTKKLDFLNHLRNLGFEIDEKVYIDPFSVLKEHLKPCKIAAFGAKEFINSLQELGYELDYKNPKAFLVASYDDFKFQDFASMIEYIKDGVQAIAMHESSIYKKNSRLYPGVGSIMSMLKNAHEFDYKVIGKPSKTFYESALKLLQKQDKNANFEKILIISDDFKGDLLGAYELGMQTALVLSGKISNTQGLDTIKLNFIYDNIREYYISRFK, from the coding sequence ATGCTATTTTTAGATGTACAAGGAACTTTAATTTCAGATCATGATAAAAGTCCTATAAATGGTGCCTTAGAACTCATTAAAACCTTAAATAAAGAAAAAATTCCTTATGTGATTATTACTAATAACACTAAAAAATTAGATTTTTTAAATCATTTGCGAAATTTAGGTTTTGAGATTGATGAAAAAGTTTATATTGATCCTTTTAGCGTTTTAAAAGAACATTTAAAACCTTGCAAAATAGCAGCTTTTGGAGCAAAAGAATTTATAAATTCACTTCAAGAACTAGGTTATGAACTTGATTATAAAAATCCAAAAGCTTTTTTAGTAGCAAGTTATGATGATTTTAAATTTCAAGATTTTGCTAGCATGATAGAATATATTAAAGATGGTGTACAAGCTATAGCAATGCACGAAAGTAGCATCTATAAGAAAAATTCAAGACTTTATCCAGGTGTTGGAAGTATTATGTCTATGCTTAAAAATGCACATGAATTTGATTATAAAGTGATAGGAAAACCTAGCAAGACTTTTTATGAAAGTGCGTTAAAATTGCTACAAAAACAAGATAAAAATGCAAATTTTGAAAAAATTTTGATTATTAGCGATGACTTTAAAGGTGATTTACTCGGTGCTTATGAGCTTGGTATGCAAACAGCTTTAGTGTTAAGTGGAAAAATTTCTAACACTCAAGGTTTGGATACAATTAAACTTAATTTTATATATGATAATATTAGGGAATATTATATATCGAGGTTTAAATGA
- the lysA gene encoding diaminopimelate decarboxylase, whose translation MDYLKLAKEYNTPFYIYNFDKIKERFTILKDAFKARKSQIFYAVKANSNLSILKLLVSLDSGFDCVSAGEIYRALKAGAKNYKIIFSGVGKNVDEIKYALDQNILYINLESYEEMLLLEQIAKENQKKARISIRVNPNVDAKTHPYISTGLHENKFGVDIESAKKMYIYAKKSKFLDPIGVHFHIGSQILDISSIHEASVIVAKLVKELLALKINIKFFDIGGGLGVCYKNEQEPNLYDYAQGVLTSLQGLDMCIGMEPGRFLVANAGEFVTKVLYEKFNEKKRFVIVDGAMNDLLRPSLYNAYHEIKLLSENNEESLCDIVGGICESGDFLAKDRKLAKTKAGDLIIVKSAGAYGFSMSSNYNSRNRVCELACEDGVVKMIRKRESYEDQIALEIECLKD comes from the coding sequence ATGGATTATTTAAAATTAGCAAAAGAATACAATACTCCTTTTTATATTTATAATTTTGATAAAATCAAAGAACGCTTTACAATATTAAAGGATGCTTTTAAAGCAAGAAAATCGCAAATTTTTTATGCGGTAAAGGCTAATTCAAATTTAAGTATTTTAAAGCTTTTGGTTTCTTTAGATAGTGGTTTTGATTGTGTGAGTGCAGGTGAAATTTATAGAGCTTTAAAAGCAGGAGCTAAAAATTATAAAATTATTTTTAGTGGAGTAGGTAAAAATGTTGATGAAATAAAATATGCATTAGATCAAAATATACTTTACATAAATTTAGAAAGTTATGAAGAAATGCTTCTTTTAGAGCAAATTGCCAAAGAAAATCAAAAAAAGGCACGTATTAGCATTAGAGTAAATCCCAATGTAGATGCAAAAACTCATCCTTATATTTCAACAGGATTGCATGAAAATAAATTTGGTGTAGATATAGAAAGTGCAAAAAAAATGTATATTTATGCCAAGAAATCAAAATTTTTAGACCCCATTGGAGTGCATTTTCATATAGGTTCTCAAATTCTTGACATTAGTAGCATTCATGAAGCTTCGGTAATTGTTGCAAAATTAGTAAAAGAGCTTTTAGCTTTAAAAATCAATATTAAATTTTTTGATATAGGCGGAGGTTTAGGAGTTTGCTATAAAAATGAACAAGAACCAAATTTATATGATTATGCTCAAGGGGTTTTAACAAGCTTGCAAGGACTTGACATGTGTATAGGTATGGAACCTGGTAGGTTTTTAGTAGCAAATGCAGGAGAATTTGTAACAAAGGTTTTATATGAAAAATTTAATGAAAAAAAGCGTTTTGTAATTGTTGATGGAGCAATGAATGATTTGTTACGTCCAAGTTTATATAATGCCTATCATGAAATTAAGCTTTTAAGTGAAAATAATGAAGAAAGTCTTTGTGATATTGTTGGTGGAATTTGCGAAAGCGGAGATTTTTTAGCTAAAGATAGAAAATTAGCTAAAACTAAAGCAGGGGATTTAATCATAGTTAAAAGTGCAGGAGCGTATGGTTTTAGCATGAGTAGTAATTATAATTCACGCAATAGAGTTTGTGAGTTAGCTTGTGAAGACGGTGTGGTAAAAATGATTAGAAAAAGAGAAAGTTATGAGGATCAAATTGCTTTAGAAATCGAGTGTTTAAAGGATTAA
- a CDS encoding LptF/LptG family permease, whose protein sequence is MNIFFRYISSLYLKSFFILFFSLTFFFVAIDFLVNFNKLPKSANLELMYIFFLTCSAVSYILPLAIVLALVLCVFNMIRSNEFVSLYALGLSKNQVIFYPFIWAMFFCCIYVGLNFTPFAYVDEYKSNIIKRGTVNREGGEILIKYNDKFIYIEKIANEILYNVKIFDTYNLDIQSMINAKDANFDGVSWGLNNVTIVNIPRNLIVSKEGLSVEEFKNINGLEDFSPKILERISLTDSNPSYSILDALESMIIYTKQNISTSALRSSLYSLIFTPFFAPFLMLIIYYYFPLISRFFNLAFLAFVFFVCILLVWGLLFLLTRLSENEILSPELGIILPVFILMCIGSFYYLKHK, encoded by the coding sequence ATGAATATATTTTTTCGTTATATTTCATCCCTATACTTGAAATCTTTTTTTATCTTATTTTTTTCTCTTACATTTTTTTTTGTGGCTATTGATTTTTTGGTGAATTTTAATAAATTACCAAAAAGTGCAAATTTAGAATTAATGTATATTTTCTTTTTAACTTGTTCTGCGGTTTCTTATATTTTACCTTTAGCTATTGTTCTCGCTTTAGTTTTATGCGTTTTTAACATGATAAGATCTAATGAATTTGTTAGCTTATATGCTTTGGGTTTAAGCAAAAATCAAGTGATTTTTTATCCTTTTATTTGGGCTATGTTTTTTTGTTGTATATACGTGGGTTTAAATTTTACTCCTTTTGCATATGTGGATGAATATAAAAGTAATATTATAAAACGAGGTACTGTAAATAGAGAGGGTGGAGAAATTTTAATTAAATATAATGATAAATTTATTTATATAGAGAAAATCGCAAATGAAATTTTGTATAATGTTAAAATTTTTGATACATATAATTTAGATATTCAAAGTATGATAAATGCAAAAGATGCTAATTTTGATGGTGTTTCATGGGGGTTAAATAACGTAACAATAGTTAACATACCACGAAATTTAATCGTATCAAAAGAAGGTTTAAGTGTAGAAGAATTTAAAAATATTAATGGATTAGAAGATTTTTCTCCAAAAATTTTAGAAAGAATTTCTTTAACTGATAGCAATCCTTCTTATTCTATTTTAGATGCATTAGAGAGCATGATAATTTATACAAAACAAAATATATCCACTAGTGCTCTTAGAAGCAGTTTGTATTCGTTGATATTTACACCTTTTTTTGCACCCTTTTTAATGTTAATTATATATTATTATTTTCCCTTAATATCGAGATTTTTTAATCTTGCATTTTTGGCTTTCGTGTTTTTTGTATGTATACTTTTAGTTTGGGGCTTATTATTTTTATTAACAAGATTAAGTGAAAATGAAATTTTATCCCCAGAGCTTGGTATAATTTTGCCAGTATTTATCTTAATGTGTATAGGAAGTTTTTATTATTTAAAACACAAATAA
- the pth gene encoding aminoacyl-tRNA hydrolase yields MTLVVGLGNIGEQYEQTRHNVGFMLIDLLLKDLETTRLSNVKFKGELFKSSSTLFLKPSTYMNLSGESVKAVSEYYKCDRIIVIHDDIDLNLGTLRFKIGGSSGGHNGLKSIDSLCGNTYERIRIGVGKGQDVISHVLGRFTQGEKESLAKVLEHSKKALLELLDSNIKEIASKYSLKS; encoded by the coding sequence ATGACCTTGGTCGTAGGACTTGGTAATATAGGAGAACAATATGAGCAAACCCGACATAATGTAGGGTTTATGCTAATTGACTTGCTTTTAAAAGATTTAGAGACAACTAGGCTTTCAAATGTTAAATTTAAAGGAGAACTTTTTAAAAGTTCTTCTACTCTTTTTTTAAAACCTTCCACTTATATGAATTTATCCGGAGAAAGTGTAAAAGCTGTTAGTGAGTATTATAAATGTGATAGGATTATTGTAATTCATGATGATATAGATTTAAATTTAGGTACATTGAGGTTTAAAATAGGTGGGAGTAGTGGCGGTCATAATGGACTTAAAAGCATAGATAGTCTTTGCGGTAATACCTATGAAAGAATACGCATAGGGGTAGGAAAAGGACAAGATGTAATTTCTCATGTTTTAGGTAGATTTACTCAAGGTGAAAAGGAAAGCTTAGCTAAGGTTTTAGAGCATAGTAAAAAAGCCTTACTTGAGCTTTTGGATTCTAATATCAAAGAAATTGCTTCAAAATATTCTCTAAAAAGTTAA
- a CDS encoding 50S ribosomal protein L25/general stress protein Ctc, producing MLEGIIRESIGRKAAKALKRDGYLIANIYGKGLENINAAFKINDFIKEVRKKTTLAFDIKVGGKVLNVVVVDYQKDPVTAQLKHVDLKVAQKGVISKYMVPVKIIGTAMGLKNKGVLIQSKRRLKVKCKAENLPNHFELDVTKLDVGDALLVRDVVVPEGVTIVDADRVAVVGVEKAR from the coding sequence ATGTTAGAAGGCATTATTAGAGAGAGTATCGGTAGAAAAGCTGCTAAAGCTTTAAAAAGAGATGGTTATCTAATCGCAAACATCTATGGGAAAGGATTAGAAAATATTAATGCTGCTTTTAAAATCAATGATTTTATTAAAGAAGTGCGTAAAAAAACTACTTTAGCTTTTGATATAAAAGTTGGAGGTAAAGTATTAAATGTTGTTGTAGTAGACTATCAAAAAGATCCTGTAACTGCACAGCTAAAACATGTAGATTTAAAAGTTGCTCAAAAAGGTGTTATTTCTAAATATATGGTTCCTGTTAAAATAATAGGAACAGCTATGGGACTTAAAAACAAAGGCGTTTTAATTCAATCAAAAAGAAGATTAAAAGTAAAATGTAAAGCTGAAAATTTACCAAATCACTTTGAATTAGATGTAACTAAACTTGATGTAGGTGATGCACTTTTAGTTCGTGATGTAGTTGTACCTGAGGGTGTAACTATTGTAGATGCTGATAGAGTAGCTGTAGTTGGTGTAGAAAAAGCAAGATAA
- a CDS encoding transaldolase: protein MKKFSLWCDFIENEFLDHEFLDLINSKTINGATSNPAIFKNAILNSAIYKEKIKKSSLKDKKTLYEYLAVEDIAKAADKLAINYYENNDGFISIEIDPRLKDSTSLSLAEAKRLYTQIAKENVMIKIPATEASYEVMQELMKSGISVNATLVFDFEQTKKCFEVLNLGLKEFRKNNIARKKEPQAVISIFVSRFDRLLNNQVLDRNYIGILTATKAYNYIIRQNEANIRALFASTGVKGDDLEKDYYIKELLYDKAINTAPLDAIEAFKSKQIAFKEPLKDECIEKKLNANISKDALSKACKDLLDDGLEQFCIAYENILKSL from the coding sequence ATGAAAAAATTTTCTTTGTGGTGTGATTTTATAGAAAATGAATTTTTAGATCATGAATTTTTAGACTTAATTAATTCAAAAACTATTAATGGTGCTACTTCAAATCCAGCTATTTTTAAAAATGCGATTTTAAACTCAGCTATTTATAAAGAAAAAATCAAAAAATCAAGTCTTAAAGATAAAAAAACTTTATATGAGTATCTTGCGGTAGAAGATATAGCCAAGGCCGCGGATAAATTAGCTATTAATTATTATGAAAATAATGATGGTTTTATTAGCATTGAAATTGACCCAAGATTAAAAGATAGTACTAGTTTATCTTTAGCCGAAGCAAAAAGATTATACACGCAAATTGCAAAAGAAAATGTGATGATAAAAATTCCTGCCACAGAAGCTTCTTATGAAGTAATGCAAGAATTAATGAAAAGTGGTATTAGTGTCAATGCTACATTGGTTTTTGATTTTGAACAAACCAAAAAATGCTTCGAAGTATTAAATTTAGGTTTAAAAGAATTTAGAAAAAATAATATTGCAAGAAAAAAAGAACCACAAGCTGTTATTAGTATTTTTGTAAGTCGTTTTGATAGATTATTAAATAATCAAGTTTTAGATAGAAACTATATAGGAATTCTTACTGCAACTAAAGCTTATAATTATATTATCAGACAAAATGAAGCAAATATTAGAGCGTTATTTGCTAGTACTGGTGTTAAAGGTGATGATTTAGAAAAAGATTATTATATTAAAGAATTGCTCTACGATAAAGCTATTAATACTGCACCATTAGATGCTATTGAAGCTTTTAAGAGTAAGCAAATTGCATTTAAAGAGCCTTTAAAAGATGAATGTATAGAGAAAAAATTGAATGCAAATATCTCAAAAGATGCTTTAAGTAAAGCTTGTAAAGATTTACTCGATGATGGTTTAGAACAATTTTGCATTGCTTATGAAAATATTTTAAAATCTTTATAA
- the serB gene encoding phosphoserine phosphatase SerB: MIKLCAFDFDSTLMDGETIDILADEYNVGDAVKTITNKAMNGELDFFESLSARVALLEGMSVEQVKKCCENLPLMNGAKELCEYLKGKNIKIIVFSGGFHEGIDLIQNKLHFDFGFANFLHNKNDILTGKVGGEIMFNNSKGIILQRLKKFLNLKTEEIMCVGDGANDISMFKECGLKIAFCAKEILKSHADICIDKKDLKEIIKVIQ, from the coding sequence ATGATTAAACTTTGTGCTTTTGATTTTGATTCTACGCTAATGGATGGGGAAACTATCGATATATTAGCAGATGAATATAATGTTGGTGATGCTGTTAAAACAATCACCAACAAAGCAATGAATGGTGAGCTTGATTTTTTTGAAAGCTTAAGTGCTAGAGTGGCTTTGCTCGAAGGTATGTCTGTTGAGCAAGTAAAAAAATGCTGTGAAAATTTACCTTTGATGAATGGTGCAAAAGAATTGTGTGAATACTTGAAAGGTAAAAACATAAAAATAATTGTTTTTAGTGGTGGATTTCATGAAGGAATTGATTTAATACAAAACAAACTTCATTTTGATTTTGGTTTTGCTAATTTTTTACATAATAAAAATGACATCTTAACAGGAAAAGTTGGCGGAGAAATTATGTTTAATAACTCAAAAGGTATTATACTACAAAGACTTAAGAAATTTTTAAACTTAAAAACAGAAGAAATTATGTGCGTAGGTGATGGAGCTAATGATATTTCTATGTTTAAAGAATGTGGTTTAAAAATAGCTTTTTGCGCAAAAGAAATTTTAAAATCTCATGCAGATATTTGTATAGATAAAAAAGATTTAAAAGAAATAATAAAGGTAATACAATGA
- a CDS encoding chemotaxis protein CheW produces the protein MNDKLSQVLQKQQSQIAEPDVDKEEDIVQLVGFVVGEEEYAIPILNIQEIIKPIEYTRVPSVPDYVLGVFNMRGNVMPLIDLAKRFNQSSSKMTPQTRYIVLKGMSNGNQTPAGNAGFVIDRLTEAIKIHRNRIDPPPETLLKEKGMIFGIGKREENILTILKAEALLKREF, from the coding sequence ATGAATGATAAATTGAGCCAGGTTTTGCAAAAACAACAATCACAAATTGCAGAACCAGATGTGGATAAAGAAGAGGATATTGTTCAGCTTGTTGGTTTTGTGGTAGGAGAAGAAGAATACGCTATTCCTATTCTTAATATCCAAGAAATTATCAAGCCTATAGAATACACTAGGGTTCCAAGTGTACCTGATTATGTTTTAGGTGTGTTTAATATGAGAGGTAATGTTATGCCTTTGATTGATCTTGCTAAAAGATTTAATCAGAGTAGTTCAAAAATGACTCCTCAAACTAGATATATTGTTTTAAAAGGTATGTCTAATGGTAATCAAACTCCTGCAGGTAATGCAGGATTTGTTATTGATAGATTAACCGAAGCTATCAAAATTCATAGAAATAGAATTGATCCACCACCTGAAACCTTACTAAAAGAAAAAGGCATGATTTTTGGTATAGGTAAAAGAGAGGAAAATATTTTAACTATATTAAAAGCTGAAGCTTTGCTAAAGCGTGAGTTTTAA
- a CDS encoding hybrid sensor histidine kinase/response regulator, producing the protein MEDIQEILEDFLVEAFELVEQIDHDLVELEANPEDLELLNRIFRVAHTVKGSSSFLNFDVLTKLTHHMEDVLNKARHNELKITPEVMDVVLESIDMMKTLLNSIRDNGNDTAIGLDIVPICARLTAISEGESLDSVASVKTEEKIEEKIEESKTEEPEVDVNKLSDDEVEAEIERLLKARKAEDQARRAEKKKAQEEVASTPSKSATSQNTTNPADKKVPAAGGGNSGANMDQTIRVEVKRLDHLMNLIGELVLGKNRLLKIYDDVEERYDGEKFLEELNQVVSQLSIVTTDIQLAVMKTRMQPIAKVFNKFPRVVRDLGRELGKQMELEISGEETELDKSIVEEIGDPIMHMIRNSCDHGIEDPATRVANGKPEKGTVNLKAYNEGNHIVVEIADDGKGLDADILKAKAIEKNLITEREADQMSDKEAFALIFKPGFSTARKITNVSGRGVGMDVVKTNIEKLNGVIEIDSELGKGTVMKLKIPLTLAIIQSLLVGTQEEFYAIPLASVLETVRVPIDDIYTIEGKNVLRLRDEVLSLVRLSDVFGVKQVLENTDQTYVVVIGVAESKLGIIVDTLIGQEEIVIKSMGEYLQNIQGIAGATIRGDGRVTLIIDVAAMMDIAKEIKVDIKAQMESQSKKNTKEEPSDYTVLIVDDSKMDRNIMQKSLEPLGVSIVEATNGVEALNIIKSGEHDIDAVLIDIEMPRMDGYTLAGEIRKYSKYKNLPLVAVTSRTSKSDRLRGVEVGMTEYITKPYSPEYLENVVRKNLKLG; encoded by the coding sequence ATGGAAGATATTCAAGAAATACTTGAGGATTTTTTAGTTGAAGCCTTTGAATTAGTAGAACAAATTGACCATGATTTAGTTGAGCTAGAAGCAAATCCTGAAGATTTAGAATTATTAAATAGAATTTTCCGTGTTGCACATACTGTTAAAGGCTCATCAAGCTTTTTAAACTTTGATGTTTTAACAAAACTTACCCATCACATGGAAGATGTTTTAAATAAAGCAAGACATAATGAGCTTAAAATTACGCCAGAAGTAATGGATGTAGTTTTAGAATCAATTGATATGATGAAAACCTTATTAAATTCTATTAGAGATAATGGTAATGATACTGCTATTGGACTTGATATAGTTCCTATTTGTGCAAGATTGACAGCAATTTCAGAAGGTGAAAGTTTAGATTCTGTCGCATCTGTTAAGACAGAAGAAAAAATAGAAGAAAAAATAGAAGAGTCAAAGACCGAAGAACCTGAAGTTGATGTAAACAAGTTAAGTGATGATGAAGTTGAAGCAGAAATTGAGAGACTTTTAAAAGCAAGAAAAGCTGAGGATCAGGCAAGACGTGCTGAAAAGAAAAAGGCACAAGAAGAAGTAGCTTCTACTCCTAGCAAATCAGCAACTAGTCAAAATACAACAAATCCTGCGGATAAAAAAGTTCCAGCAGCAGGTGGTGGTAATAGCGGTGCTAATATGGATCAAACTATTAGAGTTGAAGTTAAAAGACTTGACCACTTGATGAATTTAATTGGTGAGCTTGTATTAGGCAAAAATCGCTTATTAAAAATTTATGATGATGTTGAAGAAAGATATGATGGGGAAAAATTCTTAGAAGAGTTAAATCAAGTTGTATCCCAACTTAGTATTGTAACTACAGATATTCAACTTGCAGTAATGAAAACAAGAATGCAACCTATTGCTAAAGTATTTAATAAATTTCCAAGGGTTGTGCGTGATTTAGGTCGTGAGCTTGGTAAACAAATGGAGCTTGAAATTTCAGGGGAAGAAACTGAACTTGATAAGTCTATCGTAGAAGAGATTGGCGATCCTATTATGCATATGATTAGAAACTCGTGTGATCATGGTATAGAAGATCCAGCAACTCGTGTGGCTAATGGAAAACCAGAAAAAGGAACTGTTAATCTTAAAGCCTACAACGAAGGAAATCATATTGTCGTTGAAATTGCCGATGATGGTAAAGGTTTAGATGCTGATATATTAAAAGCAAAAGCGATAGAGAAAAATTTAATCACAGAACGTGAAGCTGATCAGATGAGTGATAAAGAGGCATTTGCGTTGATTTTTAAACCAGGTTTTTCAACTGCTAGAAAAATTACTAATGTATCAGGTCGTGGCGTTGGAATGGATGTTGTTAAAACTAACATTGAAAAATTAAATGGTGTAATTGAGATTGATAGTGAACTTGGAAAAGGCACTGTTATGAAACTTAAAATCCCATTAACACTAGCTATTATTCAATCTTTACTTGTTGGTACTCAAGAGGAATTTTATGCAATTCCACTTGCAAGTGTTCTTGAAACTGTTAGAGTGCCAATTGATGATATTTATACTATTGAAGGTAAAAATGTATTAAGACTAAGAGATGAAGTGTTATCTTTGGTAAGACTTTCAGATGTATTTGGTGTTAAACAAGTACTTGAAAACACAGATCAAACTTATGTGGTTGTTATTGGTGTGGCTGAAAGTAAGCTTGGTATTATAGTAGATACTTTAATAGGTCAAGAAGAAATTGTTATTAAATCTATGGGTGAATATTTACAAAATATTCAAGGTATAGCTGGAGCAACTATTCGTGGCGATGGTAGAGTTACTTTAATTATTGATGTAGCAGCTATGATGGATATTGCTAAAGAAATTAAAGTAGATATTAAAGCTCAAATGGAGTCTCAATCTAAAAAAAATACAAAAGAAGAGCCAAGTGATTATACTGTCCTTATAGTAGATGATTCTAAAATGGATAGAAATATAATGCAAAAATCACTAGAACCACTAGGAGTGAGTATTGTAGAAGCAACTAATGGTGTTGAAGCTTTAAATATAATCAAATCAGGTGAGCATGATATTGATGCTGTACTGATTGATATTGAAATGCCAAGAATGGATGGTTATACTTTAGCAGGTGAAATCAGAAAGTATTCAAAATATAAAAATCTTCCGCTTGTTGCAGTAACTTCAAGAACTAGTAAATCAGACCGCTTAAGAGGTGTGGAAGTAGGAATGACAGAGTATATTACAAAACCTTACTCTCCAGAATACTTAGAAAATGTAGTTAGAAAAAATTTAAAACTAGGATAA
- a CDS encoding chemotaxis protein: protein MFDENVIKTGSNEMELVDFRIFKQGQDKVYEGIYGVNVSKVREIIKIPFLTEIPGVPDYVEGIFDLRGVVIPVINLAKWMQIQEPEMTNIKPRVIITEFSNVLIGFIVHEAKRIRRINWKNIEPATFATSAGSLDKGKITGVTKIEGDEVLLILDLESIVQELGIYTPQTDIDDDKIQKIDGMALALDDSSTARKLVKDLLNKIGLKVVEAKDGVEGLQKLEELYNAYGTDLGKHLKIIVSDVEMPQMDGFHFAAKVRDDERFRDVPIVFNSSLSNEFMSDKGVKEAGGDGYLVKFNASDFFTEISRIITKHEKGEE, encoded by the coding sequence ATGTTTGATGAGAATGTCATTAAAACGGGTTCAAATGAAATGGAACTTGTTGATTTTCGCATCTTTAAGCAAGGCCAGGATAAAGTCTATGAGGGAATTTATGGTGTGAATGTTTCTAAGGTTAGAGAAATCATAAAAATTCCTTTTCTGACTGAAATTCCGGGAGTACCTGATTATGTTGAAGGTATTTTTGATCTTCGTGGCGTAGTTATTCCTGTAATTAATCTTGCAAAATGGATGCAAATTCAAGAGCCAGAAATGACAAATATAAAACCTAGGGTTATTATTACCGAATTTAGTAATGTATTAATCGGTTTTATTGTGCATGAGGCAAAAAGAATTCGAAGAATTAATTGGAAAAATATCGAACCGGCTACTTTTGCTACAAGTGCAGGTAGTTTGGATAAAGGTAAAATAACAGGTGTAACTAAAATTGAGGGAGATGAGGTTTTACTTATCCTAGATTTAGAAAGCATAGTACAAGAACTTGGAATTTATACTCCACAAACTGATATTGATGATGATAAAATTCAAAAAATCGATGGTATGGCATTGGCATTAGATGATAGTTCTACTGCTAGAAAGCTTGTTAAAGATCTTTTAAACAAAATTGGTTTAAAAGTAGTAGAGGCAAAAGATGGCGTTGAAGGCTTGCAAAAATTAGAAGAGCTTTATAATGCCTATGGAACAGATTTAGGTAAACATCTAAAAATTATTGTAAGTGATGTTGAAATGCCACAAATGGATGGTTTTCACTTTGCAGCAAAAGTAAGAGATGATGAGAGATTTAGGGATGTTCCTATTGTATTTAACTCCTCTTTATCAAATGAATTTATGAGTGATAAAGGTGTTAAAGAAGCTGGTGGAGATGGTTATTTGGTCAAGTTCAACGCAAGTGATTTCTTTACTGAAATTTCTCGTATTATAACAAAACATGAAAAAGGTGAGGAGTAA
- a CDS encoding UDP-2,3-diacylglucosamine diphosphatase: MQKIIIKENAIFIADAHENENRRGFWKFLQALKNGKIQTSQLFLMGDIFDLLIYEIKATHNFAKDYIDLLEELACEIEIIYLEGNHDFNLAKFFKNVKVYNIEQQPLLCEFQDHTLAKLAHGDIFLKPFLQFCLKSLRNRYLLYFLNFLNNLCKYKITHKILQNQNKKKLVREIPNFSSLIKKRLKYYDTNFVIEGHYHQNIFLEIKNTKYLNLATFAYKESFFIVKYEPEIRFHKIELKEA; this comes from the coding sequence TTGCAAAAAATAATTATAAAAGAAAATGCTATTTTTATAGCTGATGCTCATGAAAATGAGAATAGGCGTGGTTTTTGGAAATTTTTACAAGCTTTAAAAAATGGCAAAATTCAAACCTCACAGCTTTTTTTAATGGGCGATATTTTTGATCTTTTAATTTATGAGATAAAAGCTACGCATAACTTTGCAAAAGATTATATAGATTTACTTGAAGAACTTGCATGTGAAATTGAAATTATTTATTTAGAAGGCAACCATGATTTTAATTTGGCTAAATTTTTTAAAAATGTTAAAGTTTATAACATAGAGCAGCAACCTTTACTTTGTGAATTTCAAGATCACACCTTGGCAAAATTAGCTCATGGGGATATTTTTTTAAAACCATTTTTGCAGTTTTGTTTAAAAAGTTTAAGGAATCGTTATTTGCTTTATTTTTTAAATTTTCTTAATAACCTTTGTAAATATAAAATTACGCATAAAATCTTGCAAAATCAAAACAAAAAAAAACTTGTTAGAGAAATTCCTAATTTTTCCAGTTTAATAAAAAAACGTCTAAAATATTATGATACAAATTTCGTAATAGAAGGTCACTATCATCAAAATATATTCTTAGAAATAAAAAACACAAAATATTTAAATTTAGCTACTTTTGCATACAAGGAAAGTTTTTTTATAGTAAAATACGAACCAGAAATTAGATTTCACAAAATAGAACTTAAGGAGGCATAA